A DNA window from Parabacteroides johnsonii DSM 18315 contains the following coding sequences:
- a CDS encoding SDR family oxidoreductase, whose product MKKILVTGGAGFIGSNLCEHLLENGYEVICLDNFSTGHMSNIQHLLDNFPTHFTLIEGDIRNLETCIRASKGVDSILHEAALGSIPRSIDDPITTNDVNIGGFLNMLVAAKDNNVKRFIFAASSSTYGDSTELPKVEDRIGKPLSPYALTKYVDELYAEVFAKTYGIEYIGLRYFNVFGRRQDPNSTYAAVIPLFIKQYLNYQQPKINGDGLNTRDFTYIDNVIHMNMLALNTVNPSSINQIYNTACGEQITINKLAHLIKTYLSQYDSYVSTIDPINGPYRLGDIPHSFACIDKAKLLLGYKPLVLFREGLISTIEWYVNNHI is encoded by the coding sequence ATGAAAAAGATACTAGTTACAGGAGGAGCTGGTTTCATTGGCTCAAATTTATGTGAACATTTGTTGGAAAATGGTTATGAAGTTATATGTCTAGACAATTTTTCTACAGGTCACATGAGTAATATACAACATCTATTGGATAATTTCCCTACTCACTTTACTTTAATAGAAGGGGATATTCGTAACTTAGAAACATGTATCAGAGCATCCAAAGGTGTTGATTCTATACTTCATGAAGCAGCATTAGGTAGTATACCAAGAAGCATAGATGATCCCATTACAACTAATGATGTAAATATCGGCGGTTTTTTAAACATGCTTGTTGCTGCAAAGGATAATAATGTAAAACGATTTATTTTTGCTGCAAGTAGTTCAACTTATGGGGATAGTACTGAGTTACCCAAAGTAGAAGATCGTATTGGAAAACCATTATCTCCATATGCCCTTACGAAATATGTTGATGAATTGTATGCAGAAGTTTTTGCTAAAACTTATGGCATAGAATATATAGGGTTGCGTTATTTTAATGTATTTGGAAGAAGACAAGATCCTAATAGTACGTATGCAGCTGTTATACCATTATTCATTAAGCAATATTTAAATTATCAACAACCTAAAATAAATGGTGATGGTCTCAATACTAGAGATTTTACATACATTGACAATGTAATTCATATGAATATGCTAGCGTTGAATACAGTTAATCCATCTTCAATTAATCAAATATATAATACTGCATGTGGTGAACAGATAACTATTAATAAATTAGCTCATTTAATAAAAACATATTTATCACAATATGATTCGTATGTATCTACTATAGATCCAATTAATGGACCTTATAGATTAGGGGATATACCTCATTCTTTTGCTTGTATTGATAAGGCAAAATTGTTATTGGGATATAAACCTCTAGTTTTATTTAGAGAAGGATTGATTAGTACAATTGAGTGGTATGTAAATAACCATATATAA